One segment of Salvia splendens isolate huo1 chromosome 20, SspV2, whole genome shotgun sequence DNA contains the following:
- the LOC121782028 gene encoding trimethyltridecatetraene synthase-like, whose protein sequence is MPNNLESLLALILIAALALLSRRLPKRPSQRKLPPGPRPWPIIGNMNLLGSSPHRSLHSLSQKYGDLMLIKLGTSIVLVASSAEMAEQFLKVHDANFATRPALAAGKYTAYNYSDMTWAPYGPYWRQARKIFSEVLNTKSLEFFKPIRVEEGRSFLSRLHALSGKPVVLREHLSHYTLSNISRMVLSNKCFSEEEEEDGRHNSIFKLGELQAMLDEGFLLNGVINIGDWIPWLSFLDLQGYVKRMKELYKKLDMFNEFVINDHEARRAAENDFFTFKDAVDMLLEMAKNPNLEVKMTRDCIKGLLQDLLSGGTDTSAASIEWAIHEVLRHPQVAEKVKKELDMVIGRNRWVEESDYLQLPYINAIIMETWRLHPLSPLLPPHCAIEDCKVAGYDIPKGTPVIINTWSIGRNPNLWDKPEEFLPERFLGKDIDMTGSDFSLLPFSSGRRRCPGYKLGLKLVQTTLANLLHGFDMRLVEGMGPQDICLEELYGLTVHPKESLEIIMEPKLAPHLY, encoded by the exons ATGCCAAACAACCTTGAATCTCTATTAGCCCTAATACTTATAGCTGCATTAGCCTTGCTCTCAAGGAGACTTCCCAAACGTCCCTCGCAACGAAAGCTTCCACCGGGGCCGAGGCCATGGCCGATAATAGGCAACATGAACCTCCTAGGTTCTTCACCACACAGATCTCTTCACTCTCTCTCCCAAAAATATGGTGATTTAATGCTCATAAAGCTGGGAACATCTATAGTTTTAGTAGCATCCTCAGCTGAGATGGCTGAGCAGTTTTTGAAGGTACATGATGCAAACTTTGCCACAAGGCCCGCGCTTGCTGCAGGTAAATACACGGCCTACAATTACTCGGACATGACATGGGCACCCTACGGCCCATACTGGAGACAAGCACGTAAAATCTTCTCGGAAGTGTTAAATACAAAGAGCCTCGAATTCTTTAAGCCAATTCGAGTTGAGGAAGGGCGTAGCTTCCTCTCCCGTCTACATGCCCTCTCAGGCAAGCCAGTTGTACTGAGAGAGCATTTGTCACACTATACACTGTCCAACATTAGTAGAATGGTGTTGAGCAACAAGTGTTttagtgaagaagaagaagaagatggccgTCATAACTCCATATTCAAGCTCGGTGAATTGCAAGCTATGTTGGATGAGGGGTTTTTGCTCAATGGAGTGATCAATATTGGAGATTGGATACCTTGGCTTAGTTTCCTCGATTTGCAAGGATATGTTAAGAGGATGAAGGAATTGTACAAGAAACTTGATATGTTTAATGAGTTTGTGATTAATGATCATGAAGCCAGAAGAGCAGCAGAAAATGACTTCTTCACCTTTAAAGATGCAGTAGATATGTTATTGGAGATGGCCAAGAACCCTAATCTTGAGGTTAAAATGACAAGAGATTGTATCAAAGGATTATTACAG GACTTGCTATCTGGTGGTACGGACACGTCTGCTGCATCAATCGAATGGGCTATACACGAAGTACTTAGGCACCCTCAAGTAGCTGAAAAGGTAAAAAAAGAGCTGGACATGGTAATTGGAAGGAACAGATGGGTAGAAGAGAGTGATTACTTGCAATTGCCATACATAAATGCCATAATCATGGAGACATGGAGATTGCACCCGCTATCTCCGTTGCTACCGCCCCATTGTGCGATTGAGGACTGCAAAGTTGCAGGATACGACATACCAAAGGGGACACCTGTGATCATCAACACATGGAGCATAGGGCGGAATCCCAACTTATGGGATAAACCTGAAGAATTCTTGCCAGAGAGGTTTCTCGGGAAAGATATTGATATGACGGGTAGTGATTTCTCCCTCTTGCCATTCAGCTCCGGGAGAAGGAGGTGCCCGGGATACAAGCTTGGCCTTAAACTTGTTCAAACAACACTGGCTAATTTGTTGCATGGTTTCGATATGAGGTTGGTTGAGGGTATGGGGCCTCAAGATATATGTTTGGAAGAACTATACGGGCTCACCGTACATCCTAAAGAGTCTCTTGAGATCATCATGGAACCTAAACTCGCACCCCACCTTTACTAA
- the LOC121782813 gene encoding UPF0301 protein CAB604-like, which yields MDLWCVHVKSSGFMPRNSFSEKPFCWISNNYSMNSDLRLSKPEFVPSNCRLRSVSARAMAKISSGNSSNSNSNSSSSDSGGNSDNLKAGGDGNTPSPGIKKSDGTNSQNPQCKPLDWREFRAQRYFLEQAEKDETSPGLKPLPSKWAHPISAPENGCLLIATEKLDGVLSFERTVVLLLRSGTRNPQEGPFGVVINRPLHEKMKHMNPTGIVLGNTFDDCSLHFGGPLHASMFLLRSGETTGFADFAKVIPGVYFGSRNSLGKASAMIKKGKLMSQDFTFFTGYAGWQLDQLREEIESDYWHVAACSSNLISWESQSSPPDNLWEEILQLMGGPYSELSRKPKQDI from the exons ATGGATCTGTGGTGTGTGCATGTTAAAAGCAGTGGCTTTATGCCGAGGAATTCCTTCTCGGAGAAACCGTTTTGCTGGATTTCAAACAATTATTCGATGAATTCGGACCTCCGATTGTCCAAGCCAGAATTTGTGCCGAGTAATTGTAGGCTTCGATCTGTTTCAGCTAGAGCTATGGCGAAAATAAGCTCCGGAAATTCCAGTAATTCTAATTCGAATTCCTCCTCTTCTGATTCTG GAGGGAACAGTGATAATTTGAAAGCTGGAGGAGATGGAAACACTCCTTCTCCCGGGATCAAGAAATCAGATGGTACAAACTCACAGAATCCCCAGTGCAAACCCTTGGATTGGAGAGAGTTTAGGGCTCAGCGCTACTTTCTCGAACAG GCTGAAAAAGATGAAACATCACCCGGACTAAAACCTCTTCCCTCCAAGTGGGCACACCCTATTTCAGCACCAGAAAATGGCTGCCTCCTTATTGCTACGGAAAAACTTGATGGTGTCCTCTCCTTTGAGAGGACGGTAGTGCTTCTTCTCAGATCTGGAACCAGGAATCCACAGGAGGGGCCGTTTGGGGTAGTCATAAACAGACCCCTTCACGAAAAGATGAAACATATGAACCCCACTGGTATTGTATTGGGAAACACGTTTGACGATTGTAGTTTGCATTTCGGAGGACCCCTCCATGCCAGTATGTTTCTGCTAAGATCTGGGGAAACTACGGGTTTTGCTGATTTTGCAAAGGTCATTCCAGGGGTATATTTTGGTTCCCGAAATAGTTTGGGCAAAGCATCAGCAATGATCAAAAAAGGGAAACTTATGTCTCAAGATTTTACATTCTTCACAGGATACGCGGGATGGCAGCTGGACCAGCTAAGAGAGGAAATCGAGTCAGATTACTGGCACGTTGCTGCATGTAGTTCCAACTTGATATCTTGGGAGTCACAAAGTTCTCCCCCCGACAACTTGTGGGAAGAAATTCTGCAACTAATGGGGGGTCCCTACTCAGAGTTGAGCCGCAAGCCAAAACAGGACATCTAG
- the LOC121782812 gene encoding probable serine/threonine-protein kinase At1g54610 has protein sequence MGCICSKGANVNKHVGEYEATKELERSKSPTQLTLPVEVLVKGNNGSAVHSRSSVKSSLQSGYVKAQHVEQNPKEKIIERPSSGHQRSGSARGRGKQAPVPSITRLPRGEAVAAGWPPWLTSVAGEAVEGWSPRSVDSYEKLKKIGQGTYSTVYKARDLKSDTIVAMKKVKFHQMDPESVRFMAREISILRRLDHPNVMRLKAIVISSISGSLYLVFDYMKHDLAKLLESSKFKLTEPQIKFYMQQILRGLEHCHSRGILHRDIKGANILVDSNGALKIGDFGLATILNPRKKCQLTSCVVTLWYRAPELLLGTMNYGAAVDLWSVGCILAELFTGRPIMPGRTEVEQTHKIFKLCGSPTEAFWKKTELPLASCFRSQRVYKRNISQTFKDLPSSALALLEVLLSMDPQERGTASSALRSGFFTSMRLPCEPSKMARYPSSKEVKAWTRDGEVKRRRGKSVKGGQGKISNTQKAIPEGQGKPNKSTNYQYNLDSAFPIVPPRVSNGCTHQSNSFIHPNAAGYSWNKNMNDGLNHPVHGLSDQHPTELMRQGTELRQPVEGSSDFHPKNGWRRSNNDSTGYMPLRKRIIYSGSLMPLGGNMEEMLKEHERKIQVAVRKAQVKKVRSDQEDRDNLMINEPQRSRICLLDNAAK, from the exons ATGGGGTGCATATGTTCAAAAGGAGCTAATGTTAACAAACATGTTGGCGAATATGAAGCAACGAAAGAATTGGAGAGAAGCAAATCTCCAACTCAGCTAACTCTACCGGTGGAGGTCTTAGTGAAAGGCAACAACGGCTCCGCTGTGCACTCCCGGTCGTCGGTAAAATCGAGCTTGCAATCGGGTTATGTTAAGGCTCAACATGTCGAACAAAACCCCAAGGAAAAGATCATCGAGCGGCCCTCTAGCGGACATCAGAGGTCCGGTTCTGCGCGAGGAAGAGGGAAGCAAGCGCCTGTCCCAAGTATCACGAGACTTCCCCGTGGTGAGGCTGTAGCCGCAGGATGGCCACCCTGGTTGACTTCGGTTGCTGGGGAGGCCGTCGAAGGATGGTCTCCACGGAGTGTGGACTCATACGAGAAGTTAAAGAAA ATAGGACAAGGGACGTATAGTACTGTCTACAAGGCTCGCGATCTCAAGAGCGACACCATCGTAGCAATGAAGAAGGTGAAATTCCATCAGATGGATCCGGAGAGTGTTCGTTTCATGGCGAGGGAAATTAGCATCCTTCGACGGCTAGACCACCCGAACGTGATGAGGCTCAAAGCCATCGTGATATCGAGCATATCAGGGAGTTTGTACCTCGTGTTCGATTACATGAAGCATGACCTAGCTAAACTTTTAGAGTCTTCCAAGTTCAAACTCACCGAACCACAG ATCAAATTCTATATGCAGCAAATTTTACGCGGTCTTGAGCATTGCCACAGCCGGGGAATTCTTCATCGCGATATCAAGGGTGCAAACATCCTCGTTGACAGTAACGGAGCCCTCAAGATCGGTGACTTTGGGTTGGCCACAATCCTCAACCCTCGCAAGAAGTGCCAGTTAACGAGCTGCGTTGTGACTCTGTGGTACCGAGCCCCGGAGCTTTTGCTCGGAACAATGAATTACGGAGCAGCCGTTGATTTATGGAGTGTTGGCTGCATTCTTGCTGAGCTCTTCACAGGGAGGCCTATCATGCCTGGAAGAACAGAG GTGGAACAAACGCACAAGATATTTAAGCTGTGTGGTTCACCAACAGAAGCCTTCTGGAAAAAGACTGAGTTACCACTTGCGAGCTGCTTCAGATCGCAGCGTGTCTACAAACGTAACATTTCACAGACGTTCAAGGACTTACCCTCGTCTGCACTGGCTCTTCTCGAAGTCCTCCTCTCCATGGATCCACAGGAACGGGGCACTGCTTCTTCCGCGCTCAGGAGTGGG TTCTTCACTTCGATGCGTCTGCCCTGTGAGCCATCTAAAATGGCGAGGTACCCTTCAAGTAAGGAGGTCAAGGCCTGGACTAGGGATGGGGAAGTAAAGAG GCGAAGAGGCAAGAGCGTTAAAGGAGGTCAAGGCAAGATTTCAAACACACAGAAAGCTATTCCAGAGGGACAG GGGAAACCAAACAAGAGCACGAATTATCAGTATAATCTAGACAGTGCCTTCCCTATTGTGCCTCCCAGAGTTAGTAATGGATGTACTCACCAGTCGAACTCTTTCATCCACCCGAACGCAGCAGGGTACTCTTGGAACAAGAATATGAATGATGGTCTCAATCATCCAGTCCACGGCCTGAGCGACCAGCATCCTACAGAGCTCATGAGACAGGGGACAGAACTACGTCAACCTGTAGAAGGCTCCTCAGACTTCCATCCAAAGAATGGCTGGAGGAGATCTAATAACGATTCAACA GGATACATGCCGTTGAGAAAAAGGATAATTTACTCAGGGTCGTTGATGCCTTTGGGAGGGAACATGGAGGAAATGCTTAAAGAGCACGAGAGGAAAATCCAAGTGGCAGTGCGCAAGGCACAGGTCAAGAAAGTCAGGTCAGACCAAGAAGATCGAGACAATCTGATGATAAACGAACCGCAACGATCAAGAATATGTCTACTAGACAATGcagcaaaatga
- the LOC121782074 gene encoding ethylene-responsive transcription factor ERF019-like, protein MSSSSEECERKYKGVRRRKWGKWVSEIRVPGTQERLWLGSYATAEAAAVAHDVAFYCLRGNSSPQNLNFQALQLPPGVYMGLSPRSVQRAASDAGLATDAHFVLHRPTS, encoded by the coding sequence ATGAGCAGTTCATCAGAGGAGTGTGAGAGGAAGTACAAGGGCGTGCGGCGGCGCAAGTGGGGGAAATGGGTGTCGGAGATAAGGGTCCCCGGCACCCAAGAGCGGCTGTGGCTGGGCTCGTATGCCACCGCGGAGGCGGCTGCGGTGGCACACGACGTGGCATTCTACTGCCTGCGAGGGAACTCGTCGCCGCAGAATCTCAACTTTCAGGCGCTGCAGTTGCCCCCAGGTGTCTACATGGGGTTGTCGCCCCGCTCCGTGCAGAGGGCGGCGTCCGACGCTGGATTAGCCACCGACGCCCACTTCGTCTTACACAGACCTACTTCATGA